A genome region from Lutra lutra chromosome 11, mLutLut1.2, whole genome shotgun sequence includes the following:
- the DUS4L gene encoding LOW QUALITY PROTEIN: tRNA-dihydrouridine(20a/20b) synthase [NAD(P)+]-like (The sequence of the model RefSeq protein was modified relative to this genomic sequence to represent the inferred CDS: inserted 1 base in 1 codon) encodes MKSDCIQTTVCQEXKKDPIEMLHSGQLVKVCAPMVRYSKLAFRTLVRKYSCDLCYTPMIVAADFVRSIKARDSEFTTNQGDCPLIVQFAANDARLLSDAARIVCPYANGIDINCGCPQRWAMAEGYGACLVNKPELVRDMVKQVRNQVENPSFSVSIKIRIHDDLTRTVDLCRKAEATGVSWITVHGRTVEERHQPVHYEAIKIIKENMSIPVIANGDIRNLKEAENVWHITGTDGVMVARGLLANPAMFAGYEETPLKCIWDWVDIALELGTPYMCFHQHLMYMMEKITSRQEKRVFNALSSTSAVLDYLTDHYGI; translated from the exons ATGAAGAGTGACTGCATACAAACCACAGTatgtcaag agaaaaaagatccaaTAGAAATGCTTCATTCTGGGCAGCTGGTAAAAGTCTGTGCCCCAATGGTTCGATATTCAAA GTTGGCTTTTAGAACATTAGTAAGAAAATACAGTTGTGATCTATGCTATACACCAATGATAGTTGCCGCTGATTTTGTCAGATCTATAAAAGCCCGAGACAGTGAATTTACTACAAACCAAG GTGATTGCCCATTGATTGTTCAGTTTGCTGCTAATGATGCAAGACTTTTATCTGATGCTGCTCGTATTGTCTGTCCTTATGCGAATGGAATAGACATTAACTGTGGTTGCCCTCAGAG GTGGGCAATGGCAGAAGGTTATGGAGCTTGCTTAGTAAACAAGCCAGAGCTTGTTCGAGATATGGTGAAACAAGTAAGAAATCAAGTGGAAAATCCCAGCTTTTCAGTATCTATTAAAATAAG GATTCATGATGACCTTACAAGAACTGTAGATCTTTGTCGAAAGGCTGAGGCAACAGGAGTTTCTTGGATTACGGTCCATGGAAGAACTGTTGAAGAAAGACATCAGCCAGTTCACTATGAggctattaaaataattaaggaaaacatGTCTATACCTGTAATTGCTAACGGAGACATCAGAAActtaaaagaagcagaaaatgtgTGGCATATTACTGGGACAGATG GTGTGATGGTTGCAAGAGGACTCTTAGCAAACCCGGCCATGTTTGCTGGATATGAGGAAACCCCACTGAAGTGCATCTGGGACTGGGTTGACATTGCTCTTGAACTTGGAACTCCATATATGTGTTTCCATCAACATTTAATGTACATGATGGAAAAAATAACttcaaggcaggaaaaaagagtATTTAACGCTTTGTCAAGCACATCAGCAGTCTTAGATTACCTTACAGACCATTATGGGATTTGA